A stretch of the Planktothricoides raciborskii GIHE-MW2 genome encodes the following:
- a CDS encoding PEP-CTERM sorting domain-containing protein (PEP-CTERM proteins occur, often in large numbers, in the proteomes of bacteria that also encode an exosortase, a predicted intramembrane cysteine proteinase. The presence of a PEP-CTERM domain at a protein's C-terminus predicts cleavage within the sorting domain, followed by covalent anchoring to some some component of the (usually Gram-negative) cell surface. Many PEP-CTERM proteins exhibit an unusual sequence composition that includes large numbers of potential glycosylation sites. Expression of one such protein has been shown restore the ability of a bacterium to form floc, a type of biofilm.), which translates to MYSSTKLALSSVIIGSLLASIIQPAQAAGISFTPTGTQLDGDAILDIETTVGARQPFTVNIDQAGLAVGDTFEFQVGWDSNELDNKAMGFQSSDLSVTLWNSKEQGQYQFINYKYVANGSPNQKIEFDFQVAPGLSNNGQRDFWVSLLDGNLINSNLFTSTYQEVEVQPVPEPITGVILGGLAAGAVMMNRKKNKTA; encoded by the coding sequence ATGTACTCAAGCACAAAATTAGCTCTTTCTAGCGTCATTATTGGAAGTCTTTTAGCTTCGATAATTCAACCGGCACAAGCAGCAGGTATTTCGTTCACGCCCACTGGGACCCAGTTAGATGGTGATGCAATTTTAGATATAGAAACAACGGTTGGAGCGCGTCAACCATTTACTGTAAATATTGATCAAGCAGGTTTAGCCGTTGGAGATACATTTGAATTTCAGGTGGGTTGGGATTCAAATGAATTAGACAACAAAGCAATGGGGTTTCAGTCTTCTGATCTTTCTGTGACTCTTTGGAATAGTAAAGAACAGGGTCAATACCAATTCATAAATTATAAATATGTAGCCAATGGCTCACCAAACCAAAAGATAGAATTTGATTTTCAAGTTGCTCCAGGATTGAGTAATAACGGGCAACGAGATTTCTGGGTTAGTTTATTAGATGGCAATCTAATAAATTCTAACTTATTTACATCTACCTATCAAGAGGTAGAAGTTCAGCCTGTACCAGAACCAATAACAGGTGTGATTCTAGGTGGTTTAGCTGCTGGTGCTGTAATGATGAATCGCAAAAAAAATAAGACGGCTTAA
- the mfd gene encoding transcription-repair coupling factor has protein sequence MQFSSIIRAIARSPLTSELLAKLQRHHQLQLNGVGRLPKGLVASALAQQQQQHLFLITATLEEAGRWATQLEAMGWDAVHFYPTSEASPYESFESEELTWGQMQVLSDLLKVKHSLDANQTKKIAIVSTERSLQTHLPPVEKFAEYCLTFQIGMSWSSKTVDETLVKLGYDRVTLVETEGQWSRRGDIVDIFPVAAELPVRLEWFGDELEKMREFDPSSQRSLDKIDQLILTPTSFSTIILGNLPPDFPVTTWEPDLENVKTLKTLNQLPRGRSLLGLAFPQPASLLDYLPENTLVALDEPEQCAAHSDRWLDHVEEHWQIQNQALKNIGQLPSELASQITSKIPKIHRYFSESLADTQRRNILYLSELEKDLKNAEIPAINLASRPVPVLPHQFAKLAGMVRDEISRQFAVFLVSAQPSRSVSLLQEHDCPGQFIPNPCDYRAIEKLIDTQRIPVGLKYSGLAEMAGFILPTFRLVVITDREFYGQHTLATSTYVRKRRQATSKQVDPNKLRPGDYVVHRNHGIGKFLKLETLENREYLVVKYADGLLRVPVDQMGSLSRFRTTENKEPQLNKLTGKAWENTRNKVRKSIKKLAVDLLQLYAKRSEQKGFAYPPDMPWQGELEDSFAYQPTPDQLKAIQDVKRDLESDRPMDRLVCGDVGFGKTEVAIRAIFKAVTAGKQVVMLAPTTILTQQHYHTLKERFAPYPIYVGLLNRFRSDAEKRDILERLKTGQLDVIVGTQQLLSKSVKFRDLGLLVIDEEQRFGVNQKEKIKSLKTEVDVLTLSATPIPRTLYMSLSGIREMSLIMTPPPSRRPIQTHLSPYNAESVRSAIRQELDRGGQIFYVVPRIEGIEEVGARLKQMVPSAKIAIAHGQMEAEELESIMLSFSAGEADILVCTTIIESGLDITRVNTILIEDAHRFGLAQLYQLRGRVGRSGIQAHAWMFYPESGIGSLTEAATKRLRAIQEFTQLGSGYQLAMRDMEIRGVGNLLGAEQSGQVNVIGFDLYMEMLEEAIREIRGQEIPQVEDTEIKLPVMAFIPADYIQDLEQKISAYRALTSAESKKQLSLIAAEWSDRYGPIPPSAQQLFRVVELKQLAKRIGFSRIIPEGKQHVVLETPMLEPAWNLLKENLPKTVHARFVYSPGKVTVRGLGIFAIDQQLDYLIDWFSKMQEALPENAS, from the coding sequence ATGCAATTTTCTTCGATTATTCGGGCGATCGCCCGATCGCCTCTCACCAGTGAACTGCTGGCGAAACTGCAACGGCATCACCAACTTCAGTTAAATGGAGTCGGTCGGTTGCCCAAGGGTTTGGTAGCCTCAGCCTTAGCCCAACAGCAGCAACAACATTTATTCTTAATTACCGCTACTTTGGAAGAAGCGGGGCGCTGGGCAACCCAACTGGAAGCAATGGGTTGGGATGCGGTGCATTTTTATCCCACTTCTGAAGCTTCTCCTTATGAGTCTTTTGAGTCCGAGGAGTTGACTTGGGGACAAATGCAAGTGTTGTCGGATTTGTTGAAAGTTAAGCATTCTCTGGATGCTAATCAGACAAAAAAAATCGCCATTGTCAGCACTGAGCGATCGCTGCAAACTCACTTGCCCCCAGTGGAAAAGTTTGCTGAATATTGCCTAACATTTCAGATAGGCATGAGTTGGTCATCAAAAACCGTGGATGAAACTTTGGTCAAACTCGGATATGACCGGGTGACTTTAGTAGAAACCGAAGGACAATGGAGTAGACGGGGAGATATTGTGGATATTTTTCCCGTGGCAGCGGAGTTGCCAGTGAGACTAGAGTGGTTTGGGGATGAATTAGAAAAAATGCGGGAATTTGACCCCTCTAGTCAACGGTCTTTAGATAAAATTGACCAACTAATTTTGACCCCCACTTCTTTTAGTACCATTATCCTCGGAAATTTACCCCCAGATTTTCCTGTCACCACCTGGGAACCAGACCTAGAAAATGTCAAAACCCTCAAAACTTTAAATCAACTTCCTAGGGGGCGTTCGCTTTTAGGATTAGCCTTTCCCCAACCCGCTTCTTTACTAGATTATCTGCCAGAAAATACCCTGGTTGCCTTGGATGAACCGGAACAATGTGCCGCCCACAGCGATCGCTGGTTAGATCATGTAGAAGAACATTGGCAAATTCAAAATCAAGCCTTAAAAAATATCGGCCAATTACCCAGCGAATTAGCCAGCCAAATAACCAGCAAAATACCCAAAATTCATCGATATTTTAGCGAATCCCTAGCGGATACGCAACGGCGGAATATCCTCTACCTTTCAGAACTAGAAAAAGACCTAAAAAATGCGGAAATTCCTGCCATCAACTTAGCCAGTCGTCCGGTGCCGGTGTTACCCCACCAATTTGCTAAACTAGCGGGAATGGTACGGGATGAAATTAGCCGACAATTTGCCGTTTTTCTGGTTTCTGCCCAGCCGTCTCGTTCCGTTTCTTTACTCCAAGAACATGATTGTCCGGGACAATTTATTCCTAATCCTTGTGATTATCGAGCAATTGAAAAACTAATCGACACTCAGCGGATTCCGGTTGGCCTAAAATATAGCGGATTAGCGGAAATGGCCGGATTTATCTTGCCCACTTTTCGCTTAGTGGTCATCACTGACCGAGAATTTTATGGGCAACATACTCTGGCTACTTCGACTTATGTTCGCAAACGCAGACAAGCCACTTCTAAGCAAGTAGATCCGAATAAACTTCGTCCGGGAGATTATGTGGTTCACCGCAATCATGGCATCGGTAAATTTCTCAAATTAGAAACCCTGGAAAACCGGGAATATTTAGTGGTAAAATATGCCGATGGTTTGTTGCGAGTTCCGGTGGATCAAATGGGATCCCTGTCTCGGTTTAGAACCACCGAAAATAAGGAACCGCAGTTAAATAAACTCACGGGTAAAGCTTGGGAAAATACCAGAAATAAAGTCCGTAAGTCTATTAAAAAACTGGCGGTTGATTTATTACAGCTTTATGCGAAAAGATCCGAGCAAAAAGGTTTTGCTTATCCCCCCGATATGCCGTGGCAAGGAGAGTTAGAGGATTCTTTTGCCTATCAACCTACCCCCGATCAGTTAAAAGCAATTCAAGATGTGAAGCGCGATTTAGAAAGCGATCGCCCAATGGATCGGCTAGTTTGTGGCGATGTGGGCTTTGGCAAAACCGAGGTAGCAATTCGCGCTATTTTTAAAGCGGTGACTGCGGGTAAACAAGTGGTAATGTTAGCCCCTACGACGATTTTAACTCAACAACATTATCATACCTTAAAAGAACGATTTGCCCCCTATCCGATTTATGTAGGATTACTCAATCGGTTTCGCAGCGATGCCGAAAAAAGGGATATTCTCGAACGCTTAAAAACGGGTCAATTAGATGTGATCGTCGGCACCCAGCAACTTCTAAGTAAATCCGTGAAGTTTCGGGATTTAGGACTGTTAGTGATTGATGAAGAACAGCGCTTTGGGGTGAACCAAAAAGAAAAAATAAAGTCCCTAAAAACTGAAGTGGATGTGTTGACTTTAAGCGCTACTCCCATTCCCCGGACATTATATATGTCTTTATCAGGAATTCGAGAAATGAGCTTAATTATGACGCCACCCCCGTCGCGCAGACCAATTCAAACTCATTTATCTCCTTATAATGCAGAAAGTGTGCGATCGGCGATTCGTCAAGAATTAGACCGAGGGGGACAGATATTTTATGTAGTCCCCAGAATTGAAGGAATTGAAGAAGTTGGGGCAAGGTTAAAGCAGATGGTTCCCAGTGCCAAAATTGCGATCGCTCATGGGCAAATGGAAGCGGAAGAATTAGAATCAATTATGCTCAGTTTCAGTGCCGGTGAAGCGGATATTTTAGTCTGTACGACTATCATCGAATCGGGATTAGATATAACCCGCGTGAATACCATCTTAATTGAAGATGCCCACCGCTTTGGGCTGGCTCAATTATATCAACTTCGGGGTCGGGTGGGACGCTCTGGAATTCAAGCCCATGCCTGGATGTTTTATCCAGAATCTGGCATTGGTTCCCTCACAGAAGCAGCGACAAAACGCTTGCGGGCGATTCAAGAATTTACCCAGTTAGGGTCAGGTTATCAATTGGCCATGCGCGATATGGAAATTCGCGGCGTCGGCAATTTATTAGGGGCAGAACAGTCAGGGCAAGTGAATGTGATTGGCTTTGACTTATATATGGAAATGTTGGAAGAAGCGATTCGGGAAATTCGCGGTCAAGAAATTCCCCAAGTGGAAGATACGGAAATTAAATTACCCGTGATGGCGTTTATTCCGGCAGATTATATTCAAGATTTGGAGCAAAAAATTAGCGCTTATCGGGCATTAACTTCCGCCGAATCTAAAAAACAACTGAGTTTAATTGCCGCTGAATGGAGCGATCGCTATGGCCCTATTCCTCCCAGCGCCCAGCAACTTTTCCGCGTGGTTGAGTTGAAACAATTAGCCAAAAGAATTGGCTTTTCTCGGATTATTCCCGAAGGCAAACAGCACGTCGTGTTAGAAACGCCTATGCTAGAACCCGCTTGGAACTTGTTAAAAGAGAATTTACCAAAAACAGTCCATGCTCGATTTGTTTATAGTCCGGGGAAAGTGACGGTGCGCGGCTTGGGCATTTTCGCGATCGATCAACAATTAGACTATTTGATTGATTGGTTCAGCAAAATGCAAGAGGCTTTACCAGAAAATGCCAGTTAG
- a CDS encoding ABC transporter ATP-binding protein, with product MQVTPITLMNNRQTDSLNLVERKTSYQQLFEYGIRHKTPFMMAIMSAFIFAFLKFLIPQVSRYAIDVLIPQKQFQLLPLLAVGILCFYVLFGLFNSLRVYLINFFAQKVINSIRTDLYNHIQNLSTGFFVHNRTGNLMSYLVRDVDAVGNLFSSHLAELVIDIASILVLIVYMLTMDWQLAILVIVTWPLIVYIMRLSKNKLEVAYRELETQAAEVSNILQDTISTIQAIKSFGNEKYEIDRFAECSHNYMDSNLRAIRRWSLVSPILNILNNLSSILVLVFGSWEVMLGRLTIGELTTFLMYVNIITKPFERFNGLIDIIQKAMVGAERIFEVLALEPEIKEKEDAINLKLVRGRLKFEGIEFGYEANQTIIHSLNLDIQPGMKVALVGSSGAGKSTIAKLAARFYDPQKGRVLIDDYDLRDISLKSLREHIGIVSQENLLLYGTVRDNIAYGKLDASDEEIEAAAKAAYAHDFIMELPNGYNSIIGERGVKLSGGQKQRIAIARVLLKNPEFVILDEATSALDTESERMIQQSVATMLEKRTSLIIAHRLSTIQNADLIVVLEKGKVVETGTHNDLILAGGRYASFTTVEC from the coding sequence ATGCAAGTTACCCCTATTACTTTGATGAATAATCGTCAGACAGACAGTCTAAATTTAGTGGAACGCAAAACTTCATATCAGCAGCTATTTGAATATGGTATTAGGCATAAAACCCCGTTTATGATGGCTATTATGAGTGCATTTATTTTTGCATTTCTCAAGTTTTTGATTCCCCAAGTAAGTCGCTATGCCATTGATGTTCTCATTCCGCAGAAACAATTTCAATTATTACCTTTACTAGCCGTAGGTATTCTATGTTTTTACGTCTTGTTTGGACTTTTTAATTCATTGCGCGTGTATTTGATTAATTTTTTTGCCCAAAAAGTAATCAATAGCATTCGCACAGACTTATACAATCATATTCAAAATTTATCCACGGGCTTTTTTGTCCACAATCGAACTGGGAATTTGATGAGTTACTTAGTGCGAGATGTTGATGCGGTTGGAAATTTATTCTCCTCACATCTGGCTGAACTGGTCATAGACATTGCTTCCATTTTAGTATTAATAGTTTATATGCTAACTATGGATTGGCAACTAGCAATTTTAGTGATTGTTACATGGCCATTAATTGTCTATATCATGCGGCTAAGTAAAAACAAGCTAGAAGTTGCTTACCGAGAACTCGAAACTCAAGCGGCGGAAGTTAGTAATATTCTGCAAGATACTATTTCTACTATTCAAGCGATCAAATCCTTTGGAAATGAGAAGTATGAAATAGACCGTTTTGCTGAGTGTAGCCATAACTATATGGATAGTAATCTCCGAGCTATTCGTCGCTGGTCATTAGTCTCACCAATTTTGAACATCTTGAATAATCTTTCTAGTATCCTGGTGTTAGTTTTCGGATCTTGGGAAGTCATGCTGGGAAGGTTAACAATAGGAGAATTAACAACATTTTTAATGTATGTTAATATAATAACCAAGCCTTTTGAACGTTTTAATGGATTGATCGATATCATCCAAAAAGCAATGGTGGGAGCAGAACGAATTTTTGAAGTGTTAGCTTTAGAACCAGAGATTAAGGAAAAAGAGGATGCCATTAATCTCAAATTAGTACGAGGACGCCTGAAATTTGAAGGAATTGAATTTGGCTATGAAGCCAATCAAACGATTATCCATAGCCTAAACTTAGATATTCAACCTGGGATGAAAGTGGCTTTAGTGGGATCTTCAGGCGCAGGAAAAAGTACGATCGCTAAACTTGCAGCTCGTTTTTACGATCCTCAAAAAGGTCGAGTTTTAATTGATGATTATGATTTACGAGATATCTCTTTGAAGTCTCTACGAGAGCATATTGGAATTGTTTCCCAAGAAAATTTACTTCTTTATGGTACGGTGCGAGATAACATTGCTTACGGTAAACTAGACGCAAGCGATGAGGAAATTGAAGCTGCTGCCAAAGCAGCCTATGCTCATGACTTTATTATGGAATTACCCAATGGATACAATTCAATTATTGGTGAGCGAGGAGTCAAACTATCTGGGGGACAAAAACAGCGTATTGCTATTGCTAGAGTTCTACTCAAAAACCCTGAGTTTGTAATTCTTGATGAAGCAACTTCGGCTCTTGATACCGAGTCAGAGCGCATGATTCAACAATCTGTAGCGACCATGTTAGAGAAGCGTACTAGCTTAATTATTGCCCATCGACTGTCTACAATCCAGAATGCTGATTTAATCGTTGTTTTAGAGAAAGGTAAAGTCGTAGAAACTGGCACTCATAACGATCTCATTCTTGCCGGTGGTCGATATGCAAGTTTCACAACTGTTGAATGTTAA
- a CDS encoding glycosyltransferase, with protein sequence MAFSKSLIYLSPGNLPSQWAHTVQIAKMAQAFSRKIKDFELVTSGDLLSMGQGMDAEFQDWYGLKECYKLVRLPVHLQSQLLLPQNYRNVLYYKLAVIYSLFKEDSLVYTRTSEIVELLLKIGKPVIWECHEPIEKDSLRAKLLKDRNLIGVVTISSQLAENYIQLGLDTDKLLMAHSGVDLNSFLPVLDKNLARQNLSLATEAKIILYSGHLYDSKGIPTILNLARLMPDCQFLLLGGWSTDVNRVKKNLQKEGLLNVSLIGHLPQSELVPYLYAADILILPTSQSWNLAEVTSPLKLFEYMAVGKPIVASALPNIMTVLRDRENAVLADPDNPISFQKAIVDLFENSHLATTIAERAFQDVQNFTWDIRANRIWQFALARFQEFKNTTYPSHHQMTRFLNLKNLYSILTSDLDPFFQEVISQDKNSYNSVDRP encoded by the coding sequence ATGGCTTTTTCAAAATCACTCATCTATTTATCTCCAGGAAACTTACCTTCACAATGGGCTCACACAGTACAAATTGCGAAAATGGCGCAAGCTTTTTCACGAAAAATCAAAGATTTTGAATTAGTCACCAGCGGCGATCTTTTGTCAATGGGTCAAGGAATGGATGCTGAGTTCCAGGACTGGTACGGACTCAAAGAATGCTATAAGTTAGTCCGCTTACCAGTACACCTCCAATCCCAGTTGCTGCTTCCTCAAAACTATAGAAATGTACTGTATTATAAGCTGGCTGTTATCTATAGTCTTTTTAAAGAAGATTCGTTAGTTTATACTCGCACATCTGAAATTGTGGAATTACTGCTTAAAATCGGTAAACCCGTTATTTGGGAATGCCACGAACCGATCGAAAAAGATTCTTTGCGAGCCAAATTATTGAAAGATCGAAACTTAATTGGTGTTGTGACTATCTCATCCCAATTAGCAGAAAACTATATTCAGCTTGGTTTAGATACTGACAAGTTATTGATGGCTCACAGTGGTGTAGACTTAAACAGTTTTCTGCCTGTTCTAGACAAAAATTTGGCTCGGCAGAATCTCTCTCTGGCAACAGAAGCAAAAATCATCCTTTACTCCGGTCATTTGTATGACTCTAAAGGAATTCCCACAATTTTAAACCTAGCTCGTCTCATGCCAGACTGCCAATTTTTATTACTTGGAGGATGGTCAACTGATGTTAATCGAGTTAAAAAGAATCTTCAAAAAGAAGGCTTATTAAATGTGTCCCTTATCGGTCACTTACCTCAATCTGAATTAGTCCCATACCTATATGCAGCAGATATTCTGATTTTGCCCACTAGCCAATCTTGGAATTTAGCTGAAGTTACAAGTCCGCTCAAACTTTTTGAGTATATGGCGGTTGGTAAACCCATCGTTGCTTCCGCTTTACCAAATATTATGACCGTATTGCGAGATAGAGAAAATGCAGTCTTGGCAGATCCAGACAATCCTATTTCTTTCCAAAAAGCGATAGTTGATTTGTTTGAAAATTCACATTTAGCAACTACTATTGCTGAACGAGCTTTTCAAGATGTACAGAATTTTACTTGGGATATTCGTGCTAATAGGATTTGGCAATTTGCACTAGCCAGATTCCAAGAATTTAAAAATACTACCTATCCTTCTCACCACCAAATGACGAGGTTTTTAAATTTAAAAAATTTATACTCGATCTTAACTTCTGATTTAGATCCTTTTTTTCAAGAAGTCATCAGTCAAGACAAAAATTCATATAATTCAGTAGATAGGCCTTGA
- a CDS encoding glycosyltransferase has product MNNSSYNIMLKIAGTSAIVLLVSASCSLLSHLNFHYAIFAYLCAFAVVIGAIFFTYFIIVNLHSSNPIRVDQLSPDTPEVAIIIPIYNEDINLLKVTLDSVIQQDYPLDKIKLFIANDAHREDIATLITVVQSAYPQLSCYHILPPPKSSPARQGEGKAGALNAAWQEVYHRFPQIEYIETRDCDDCVGDSQFLRKCMTYLIDEPTVGLVQTYKETKLIDESDPFDTQEVFLQSYVLPGKITLGGVFSLGSGVVYRQQALVDAGGFDAWNIVEDVTTTVHILQKGWTSQALDVVGVSTQAPVNDLENFLKQRSVWSLDALRLVFFADLSGLSLKQRLAFCTKGIKELLYPTSVFLFNVTIAISLIVGEPMFLSVPPITFMAIAFIALFELSVLKGNVVFAWKHKTLEFALLFANLKMIWVAIVNGKDKKPKYIVTRKTAQHQSYLRYCRWHIVLLILLFIGILRVSISGTIPEHSILFAAAIYWSIRILDVLGLALYQPRYLQS; this is encoded by the coding sequence ATGAACAATTCATCCTATAATATAATGCTCAAAATTGCGGGAACATCGGCGATCGTATTGCTGGTTTCAGCCTCCTGTTCACTCCTGTCTCATCTCAACTTTCACTATGCCATATTCGCCTATCTTTGTGCATTTGCAGTGGTTATTGGCGCGATATTTTTTACTTATTTTATCATCGTCAATCTTCATAGCAGCAATCCCATAAGAGTAGATCAATTAAGTCCTGACACTCCAGAAGTCGCCATTATTATTCCTATTTATAACGAAGATATTAATTTGTTGAAAGTGACCCTAGACAGCGTAATCCAACAGGATTATCCTCTTGATAAGATCAAGCTGTTCATTGCTAATGATGCTCACCGAGAAGATATTGCCACATTGATAACTGTCGTGCAGTCTGCCTATCCACAACTCTCCTGTTATCACATTTTACCACCCCCTAAAAGCTCTCCTGCTCGTCAAGGAGAAGGAAAAGCTGGCGCCCTCAATGCAGCTTGGCAGGAGGTTTACCATCGTTTCCCCCAGATAGAATATATAGAAACGCGAGATTGTGATGATTGTGTCGGAGATAGTCAGTTTCTTAGAAAATGTATGACCTATTTAATCGATGAACCTACTGTAGGTTTAGTGCAAACTTATAAAGAAACAAAACTGATAGATGAATCCGATCCATTTGATACCCAGGAAGTCTTTTTACAATCTTATGTTTTACCAGGAAAGATTACTCTAGGTGGTGTATTTTCGTTAGGATCGGGAGTTGTTTATCGTCAGCAAGCACTGGTAGATGCAGGCGGATTTGATGCTTGGAATATAGTCGAAGATGTAACGACAACCGTTCATATTCTCCAAAAAGGTTGGACTTCCCAAGCACTTGATGTAGTGGGTGTCTCGACTCAAGCACCTGTGAATGATCTGGAAAACTTCTTGAAGCAACGTTCTGTTTGGTCTTTAGATGCCTTGCGATTAGTGTTTTTTGCCGATTTGTCAGGGCTAAGTCTGAAGCAACGCCTAGCTTTTTGTACAAAAGGAATCAAAGAACTACTCTATCCCACATCAGTATTTCTCTTCAATGTGACCATTGCCATTTCTTTAATAGTTGGAGAACCAATGTTTTTGAGTGTACCGCCAATTACCTTTATGGCGATCGCATTTATCGCTCTTTTTGAGTTATCTGTCCTCAAAGGAAACGTGGTTTTTGCTTGGAAGCACAAAACTTTGGAATTTGCTTTGCTGTTTGCTAATCTGAAAATGATTTGGGTTGCCATTGTGAATGGGAAAGATAAAAAACCTAAATATATAGTCACTCGAAAGACTGCTCAACATCAATCCTATCTTCGCTATTGTCGATGGCATATTGTCCTTTTAATTCTATTATTCATCGGTATTCTTCGAGTTTCCATCTCCGGAACAATTCCAGAACATAGCATTTTATTTGCTGCTGCGATTTACTGGTCGATCAGAATCCTAGATGTCCTTGGTTTAGCATTGTATCAACCCCGTTATCTTCAAAGCTAA